A genomic region of Microlunatus sagamiharensis contains the following coding sequences:
- the efeB gene encoding iron uptake transporter deferrochelatase/peroxidase subunit produces MTDAPSPSDPQAPGTAPAAGTGAPRRGLFSRRRALGVAGAGVAGTAVGLAGGIGVARASTVETPAPSGPKVYDFYGEHQAGITTPAQDRLHFAAFDVTTTDRAELVSLLQDWTEAAARMTAGQGAGEYGPTSGPYDAPPDDTGEAIGLPASGLTLTFGFGPSLFRESGRDRFGLAARQPAALKRLPLFPGDNLDEARSDGDLCVQACADDPQVAVHAIRNLSRIAFGRAALRWSQLGFGRTSSTSTSQATARNLFGFKDGTMNLKAEDPAGVGAHVWVPGGADPRAGWLTGGSYLVTRRISMTIETWDRQPLSEQERVVGRTKAEGAPLSGGGEFSQPDFTMAGRGDQPMIATDAHVRLAHPDNNKGVQLLRRGYNFVDGSTGLGRLDAGLFFMAYVTDPRTHYIPMQTKLSKSDGLQEYLQHTGSALFAVPPGAKPGEHIGQALFA; encoded by the coding sequence GTGACCGACGCCCCGTCCCCCTCCGACCCCCAGGCCCCCGGCACCGCGCCGGCGGCCGGGACGGGCGCGCCCCGGCGCGGGCTGTTCTCCCGGCGCCGTGCACTCGGGGTTGCCGGGGCGGGCGTCGCGGGGACCGCGGTCGGGCTGGCCGGAGGCATCGGCGTCGCGCGCGCCTCGACGGTGGAGACGCCCGCGCCGAGCGGGCCGAAGGTCTACGACTTCTACGGCGAGCACCAGGCGGGGATCACGACGCCGGCGCAGGACCGGCTGCACTTCGCCGCGTTCGACGTCACCACGACGGACCGCGCCGAGCTCGTCTCGCTGCTCCAGGACTGGACCGAGGCCGCGGCGCGGATGACCGCGGGCCAGGGCGCCGGCGAGTACGGACCGACGTCGGGCCCGTATGACGCGCCGCCGGACGACACCGGCGAGGCCATCGGGCTGCCGGCGTCGGGTCTCACGCTGACCTTCGGCTTCGGCCCGTCGCTGTTCCGCGAGTCGGGGCGCGACCGCTTCGGCCTCGCCGCGCGCCAGCCCGCCGCGCTCAAGCGGCTGCCGCTCTTCCCCGGCGACAACCTCGACGAAGCCCGTTCGGACGGCGACCTCTGCGTGCAGGCCTGCGCCGACGACCCGCAGGTCGCCGTGCACGCCATCCGCAACCTCTCCCGGATCGCCTTCGGCCGCGCCGCCCTGCGCTGGTCGCAGCTCGGTTTCGGGCGCACGTCGTCCACCTCGACGAGCCAGGCCACAGCCCGGAACCTCTTCGGGTTCAAGGACGGCACCATGAACCTCAAGGCGGAGGACCCCGCCGGCGTCGGCGCCCACGTGTGGGTGCCCGGCGGCGCCGACCCGCGCGCGGGCTGGCTGACCGGCGGCTCCTACCTCGTCACCCGCCGCATCAGCATGACCATCGAGACCTGGGACCGCCAGCCGCTGAGCGAGCAGGAGCGGGTCGTCGGTCGGACCAAGGCCGAGGGCGCCCCGCTGTCCGGCGGCGGCGAGTTCAGCCAGCCGGACTTCACCATGGCCGGTCGCGGCGACCAGCCGATGATCGCCACCGACGCGCACGTGCGGCTCGCCCACCCCGACAACAACAAGGGCGTGCAGCTGCTGCGCCGGGGCTACAACTTCGTCGACGGCTCGACCGGGCTCGGCCGGCTCGACGCGGGGCTGTTCTTCATGGCGTACGTGACCGACCCCCGCACGCACTACATCCCGATGCAGACCAAGCTCAGCAAGTCGGACGGCCTGCAGGAGTACCTCCAGCACACCGGCTCGGCGCTGTTCGCGGTGCCGCCGGGGGCCAAGCCGGGCGAGCACATCGGCCAGGCGCTCTTCGCCTAG
- a CDS encoding SGNH/GDSL hydrolase family protein yields the protein MTGFRRYVAIGDSSTEGLMDLDDAGGYRGWADRLAQHVADSQDEPVEYANLAVRGLHAGEIRETQLPRALELQPDLLTVFAGVNDVISVRCDFAALEAELEALFAGAATSGATLATFTMVDPGAVNPLVRHVRGRVFRLNRLLRSAALRHGAVLVDFEAYPVAVDPRLWCPDRLHNSALGHARIAAALAWGLGLPGSDASWSDPLEEDPPTRSARDTLAGDLDWVVHHFSPWLGKAVRHVPHGLGVTAKRPEPTVVPRSSVRTEGAGTRLAESDR from the coding sequence GTGACGGGCTTCCGGCGTTACGTGGCGATCGGCGACTCCTCGACCGAGGGGCTGATGGACCTCGACGACGCGGGCGGCTACCGCGGGTGGGCCGACCGGCTGGCGCAGCACGTGGCCGACAGCCAGGACGAGCCGGTGGAGTACGCCAACCTCGCGGTGCGCGGCCTGCACGCCGGCGAGATCCGCGAGACCCAGCTGCCGCGGGCGCTGGAGCTGCAGCCCGACCTGCTGACCGTCTTCGCCGGCGTCAACGACGTCATCTCGGTGCGCTGCGACTTCGCGGCGCTCGAGGCCGAGCTGGAGGCCCTGTTCGCGGGGGCGGCGACGAGCGGGGCGACGCTGGCGACCTTCACGATGGTCGACCCCGGCGCGGTGAACCCGCTCGTGCGCCACGTCCGCGGCCGCGTCTTCCGCCTCAACCGGCTGCTGCGCTCGGCCGCGCTGCGTCACGGGGCGGTGCTCGTCGACTTCGAGGCCTACCCGGTCGCGGTGGACCCCCGGCTGTGGTGCCCCGACCGGCTGCACAACAGCGCGCTCGGCCACGCCCGGATCGCCGCCGCCCTGGCCTGGGGCCTCGGGCTGCCGGGCTCCGACGCGAGCTGGTCCGACCCGCTCGAGGAGGACCCCCCGACCCGCTCGGCGCGCGACACGCTCGCCGGCGACCTCGACTGGGTCGTGCACCACTTCTCCCCGTGGCTGGGCAAGGCGGTCCGCCACGTGCCGCACGGGCTCGGCGTTACGGCCAAGCGGCCCGAGCCGACGGTGGTCCCGCGCTCCTCGGTACGGACCGAGGGCGCCGGCACGAGGCTCGCCGAGAGCGACCGGTGA
- a CDS encoding SigE family RNA polymerase sigma factor translates to MTSLTRDRDYATFVEDERALLQRCAYLLVGRRDAADELVQATLADLYARWRQVRNPRLVALRLLYTTDLGALPAWSLRARFELVDSRPAHEPVDPVVGMLGHLSARQRMVVVLEWVARVPRVEMAAVLDSSAATVADVARDARAALVRQAPELADDAVLVARLDAAVPAEMRAVRRYDDLTHGQELVRRRRLRRSGVAAAALVLLVLVVTQLRPAAPTPASGPAPSVPVVTPTVTVTPSPTTPCDRTLRTCQASLTRAWRATVFEVVATYLDPEGTYFNASSYYARDETDDLWTTKQGALAMEVFKVGDGGGSTEVYVQIATSRAYAPRCGEATGNACASIRFLDGNRFVLSDGLDTNDGLEGQYRPEGTQVITVVARNTASGRPLDISRADVVRMLQDDRLRLPTL, encoded by the coding sequence ATGACCAGCCTGACGCGGGACCGCGACTACGCGACGTTCGTCGAGGACGAGCGGGCGCTGCTGCAGCGCTGCGCCTACCTGCTCGTGGGGCGCCGCGACGCGGCCGACGAGCTCGTCCAGGCCACCCTCGCCGACCTGTACGCCCGCTGGCGCCAGGTGCGGAACCCACGGCTGGTCGCGCTGCGGCTGCTCTACACGACCGACCTCGGCGCGCTGCCCGCGTGGTCGCTGCGCGCCCGCTTCGAGCTGGTCGACTCCCGGCCGGCCCACGAGCCGGTCGACCCGGTCGTGGGCATGCTCGGCCACCTGTCCGCCCGCCAGCGGATGGTCGTCGTGCTCGAGTGGGTGGCCCGCGTGCCCCGCGTCGAGATGGCCGCGGTGCTCGACTCCTCGGCCGCGACCGTCGCCGACGTGGCGCGCGACGCCCGCGCGGCCCTGGTCCGGCAGGCCCCCGAGCTCGCCGACGACGCCGTCCTGGTCGCCCGCCTCGACGCCGCGGTCCCCGCCGAGATGCGCGCGGTCCGCCGCTACGACGACCTGACCCACGGCCAGGAGCTCGTCCGGCGCCGCCGGCTCCGGCGCTCGGGGGTCGCCGCCGCGGCCCTCGTGCTGCTCGTGCTCGTCGTCACCCAGCTGCGGCCCGCGGCGCCGACCCCGGCGAGCGGTCCCGCCCCGAGCGTGCCGGTCGTGACCCCAACGGTGACCGTCACCCCGAGCCCGACGACGCCCTGCGACCGCACGCTGCGCACCTGCCAGGCGTCGCTGACCCGGGCCTGGCGGGCGACGGTCTTCGAGGTGGTCGCGACCTACCTCGACCCCGAGGGCACCTACTTCAACGCCTCCAGCTACTACGCCCGCGACGAGACCGACGACCTGTGGACCACCAAGCAGGGCGCGCTGGCGATGGAGGTCTTCAAGGTCGGCGACGGCGGCGGCTCGACCGAGGTCTACGTCCAGATCGCGACGAGCCGCGCGTACGCCCCCCGCTGCGGCGAGGCGACCGGCAACGCCTGCGCCTCGATCCGCTTCCTCGACGGCAACCGCTTCGTCCTCAGCGACGGGCTCGACACCAACGACGGGCTCGAGGGGCAGTACCGGCCCGAGGGAACGCAGGTCATCACCGTCGTCGCCCGCAACACCGCGTCCGGCCGCCCGCTCGACATCAGCCGCGCGGACGTCGTCCGGATGCTGCAGGACGACCGCCTGCGCCTGCCCACTCTCTAG
- the mmuM gene encoding homocysteine S-methyltransferase, which translates to MARTITEAMADGPVVLDGGLATQLEAQGRDLSSSVWSAQVLADDPDAVLAAHRAFFAAGAQVATTASYQVSSRGFASVGQDSLHISRLLRRSVRIARQAADEVDGDAWVAASVGPYGAALGDGSEYRGDYGLTVAQLRRWHKFGIQVLADVGPDVLALETVPCLAEAEALLAEVRGLPKPAWLSMTCDGDRTRAGEPVAEAFAMAAEVDEVIAVGVNCLDPADTPELVALAASTSGKPVVVYPNAGERWDAAARRWTGDRTAVAGLVPSWVEAGARLVGGCCRVGPEEIGAVAAAIGRHPAPTAV; encoded by the coding sequence GTGGCACGGACGATCACCGAGGCGATGGCCGACGGCCCGGTCGTCCTCGACGGCGGCCTCGCGACGCAGCTCGAGGCCCAGGGCCGCGACCTCTCCTCCTCGGTCTGGTCCGCGCAGGTCCTCGCCGACGACCCCGACGCGGTCCTCGCCGCGCACCGAGCCTTCTTCGCCGCGGGTGCGCAGGTCGCGACCACCGCGTCGTACCAGGTGTCCTCGCGCGGCTTCGCCAGCGTGGGCCAGGACAGCCTCCACATCAGCCGGCTGCTGCGCCGCAGCGTGCGGATCGCCCGGCAGGCCGCCGACGAGGTCGACGGCGACGCGTGGGTGGCGGCGAGCGTCGGCCCGTACGGCGCGGCGCTCGGCGACGGGTCGGAGTACCGCGGCGACTACGGGCTGACCGTCGCGCAGCTGCGACGCTGGCACAAGTTCGGGATCCAGGTGCTGGCCGACGTGGGCCCCGACGTCCTCGCCCTGGAGACGGTTCCCTGCCTCGCCGAGGCCGAGGCGCTGCTCGCCGAGGTGCGCGGACTGCCCAAGCCGGCCTGGCTCTCGATGACCTGCGACGGCGACCGCACCCGGGCCGGCGAGCCGGTCGCCGAGGCCTTCGCGATGGCGGCCGAGGTCGACGAGGTCATCGCCGTCGGCGTGAACTGCCTCGACCCCGCCGACACCCCGGAGCTGGTCGCGCTCGCGGCGAGCACGAGCGGCAAGCCCGTCGTCGTCTACCCCAACGCCGGCGAGCGCTGGGACGCCGCGGCGCGGCGCTGGACGGGCGACCGGACCGCCGTCGCCGGGCTCGTGCCGAGCTGGGTCGAGGCCGGCGCACGGCTGGTCGGCGGCTGCTGCCGGGTGGGCCCGGAGGAGATCGGCGCGGTCGCGGCGGCGATCGGACGGCACCCGGCTCCGACCGCGGTCTGA
- a CDS encoding Rieske (2Fe-2S) protein, whose product MSPYARPVSRRTVLGATGLAAAALGGLAACGGGPDASGAGSAAPVTAKTSDIEVGGGKVFADAQAVVTQPTAGQFKAFSSICTHAGCPVADVTDTINCNCHGSKFSITDGSVVNGPATQPLAARTATVSGDSVSVA is encoded by the coding sequence ATGAGCCCGTACGCCCGTCCCGTCAGCCGCCGCACCGTCCTCGGCGCCACCGGTCTCGCCGCCGCTGCCCTCGGTGGGCTCGCCGCCTGCGGCGGGGGTCCGGACGCGTCGGGTGCAGGTTCCGCGGCGCCGGTCACCGCCAAGACCAGCGACATCGAGGTCGGCGGCGGCAAGGTCTTCGCCGACGCCCAGGCCGTCGTGACCCAGCCGACGGCGGGCCAGTTCAAGGCCTTCTCCTCGATCTGCACGCACGCCGGCTGCCCCGTCGCCGACGTGACGGACACGATCAACTGCAACTGCCACGGCAGCAAGTTCTCCATCACCGACGGCTCGGTGGTCAACGGCCCGGCGACCCAGCCCCTCGCGGCCCGCACCGCCACCGTCTCGGGCGACTCCGTCTCGGTCGCCTAG
- a CDS encoding glycerate kinase, producing the protein MTTPGRSPRLTAPSGTRLAVLIAPDKFKGSLAAADVARALARGIEQVRPDLPLVQMPVADGGEGTVEAALAAGFSRVEVEVEGPTGGPLLAPYARRGRDAVVELAKAGGLDRLPDGLRAPTRASTFGVGQLLRHALEAGVERVVLGLGGSASTDGGAGMVQALGARLLDEHGCELGRGGGELARLAELDLREFVRTDHVEVVVASDVDHPLLGERGAAAVFGPQKGADAAQVRALDRALGVWATHVTRSTGVPWADEPGAGAAGGTGFAALALLGAEVRPGIDLVLDLVGFHEALLDAQLVITGEGSLDGQSLSGKAPVGVARAAGRHGAPVVVVAGRSHLTPAQAGDTGFAEVYALSEVEPDPARSMAMAASLLEQAGRRVAQAWLAPAPDR; encoded by the coding sequence GTGACGACCCCCGGAAGGTCGCCGCGGCTCACCGCGCCGTCGGGGACCAGGCTCGCGGTTCTCATCGCCCCCGACAAGTTCAAGGGCTCGCTGGCCGCGGCCGACGTCGCACGGGCCCTCGCGCGGGGCATCGAGCAGGTTCGACCAGATCTGCCGCTGGTGCAGATGCCGGTCGCCGACGGCGGGGAGGGCACCGTCGAGGCCGCACTCGCCGCCGGGTTCTCGAGGGTCGAGGTGGAGGTGGAAGGACCCACCGGCGGACCTCTGCTCGCTCCGTACGCCCGTCGGGGCCGGGATGCGGTCGTCGAGCTGGCGAAGGCCGGCGGGCTGGATCGTCTGCCCGACGGCCTGCGCGCGCCGACGAGGGCATCGACGTTCGGGGTCGGACAGCTCCTGCGGCACGCGCTCGAGGCAGGCGTCGAACGGGTCGTGCTGGGGCTGGGTGGAAGCGCCTCGACCGACGGCGGCGCGGGCATGGTCCAGGCGCTCGGCGCACGTCTGCTCGACGAGCACGGCTGCGAGCTCGGACGCGGGGGCGGCGAGCTCGCGAGACTCGCGGAGCTCGACCTCAGGGAGTTCGTCCGGACCGATCACGTCGAGGTCGTCGTCGCGAGCGACGTCGACCACCCCCTGCTGGGCGAGCGGGGAGCGGCAGCCGTCTTCGGTCCGCAGAAGGGTGCCGACGCCGCGCAGGTGCGGGCGCTCGACCGGGCGCTCGGGGTCTGGGCCACCCACGTCACCAGGTCGACCGGGGTGCCGTGGGCGGACGAGCCCGGAGCCGGTGCGGCCGGCGGCACGGGGTTCGCTGCACTGGCCCTGCTCGGGGCCGAGGTCCGCCCGGGGATCGACCTGGTCCTCGACCTGGTCGGCTTCCACGAGGCCCTCCTCGACGCGCAGCTCGTGATCACCGGGGAGGGCTCTCTGGACGGGCAGTCGCTCAGCGGAAAGGCACCTGTGGGCGTGGCCCGAGCCGCCGGGCGGCACGGCGCGCCGGTCGTCGTGGTCGCCGGCAGGAGCCACCTGACGCCCGCGCAGGCCGGCGACACCGGGTTCGCCGAGGTCTACGCCTTGTCGGAGGTCGAGCCTGACCCGGCACGCAGCATGGCCATGGCTGCCTCGCTGCTCGAGCAGGCAGGAAGACGCGTCGCCCAGGCGTGGCTCGCTCCTGCGCCGGACCGGTAG
- a CDS encoding MaoC/PaaZ C-terminal domain-containing protein yields MPSDLTWSDLRVGQGFVSPGRTVTESDVLSFAGLTADFSPMHVDDEFARASQFGGRIAHGLLGLGLAHGLMLGGRLLGSNAIAFLGLSEWSFSAPIMLGDTIHVEFEVAELRLRRKDPSQGIVTFAARVLNQHGTVTQSGRKAILMHVDQPSADLGA; encoded by the coding sequence GCTTCGTCTCGCCCGGGCGGACGGTGACCGAGAGCGACGTGCTCTCCTTCGCGGGCCTCACCGCTGACTTCTCCCCGATGCACGTCGACGACGAGTTCGCCCGGGCGTCGCAGTTCGGGGGGAGGATCGCGCACGGGCTCCTCGGGCTGGGGCTCGCCCACGGGCTCATGCTCGGCGGCCGGCTCCTGGGCAGCAACGCCATCGCGTTCCTCGGCCTCTCGGAGTGGAGCTTCTCCGCGCCGATCATGCTCGGCGACACCATCCACGTCGAGTTCGAGGTCGCCGAGCTACGGCTGCGGCGCAAGGACCCGAGCCAGGGGATCGTCACCTTCGCCGCGCGGGTGCTGAACCAGCACGGGACCGTCACCCAGTCGGGGCGCAAGGCCATCCTCATGCACGTCGACCAGCCTTCGGCCGACCTCGGCGCGTGA